A genomic segment from Paenibacillus sp. FSL K6-1096 encodes:
- a CDS encoding serine hydrolase → MNLSTLPATLAQLDLRSCLIQRQGKLIFEYYRDQHIPSELAKINSCTKSILSALIGIAIDKGLLSGVSAPLREFFPQLTRDADSRKQHITLEQLLNMSAGFRWTEFGGANSFPKMTRSSHWINYVLEQPLAEEPGVRMEYNSGISQLLSAILVQAAGRSTAEFAEEFLFGPLGIREYEWETDPQGIHTGGYGLKLRPADLLNFGQLYLQEGIWQGVQLLSGSWVKQSVQPAMETEPPRHGGYAWHWWTESMIRRSGSDESVIADYYYARGYAGQFVYVLPALQLVVVLTQDNKRGRNNPPPDVFRDYLSPLLKATSS, encoded by the coding sequence ATGAACCTGTCCACACTACCGGCCACCCTGGCACAGCTTGATCTGCGGAGCTGCCTGATTCAGCGGCAGGGTAAGCTGATATTTGAATATTATAGAGATCAACATATACCGTCTGAGCTGGCGAAGATCAATTCCTGCACCAAAAGCATCCTCTCCGCACTCATCGGCATCGCTATAGACAAGGGTCTGCTTTCCGGCGTGTCGGCTCCGCTCCGTGAATTCTTCCCGCAGCTTACGCGGGATGCGGATTCACGCAAGCAGCATATTACCCTGGAACAGCTGTTGAACATGTCCGCCGGCTTCCGCTGGACCGAGTTCGGCGGCGCCAACTCTTTCCCCAAGATGACCCGCTCGTCCCACTGGATCAACTATGTCCTGGAGCAGCCGCTCGCCGAGGAGCCGGGAGTCAGGATGGAATATAACTCCGGCATCTCCCAGCTGCTGTCGGCGATATTGGTACAGGCTGCGGGGCGGAGCACGGCGGAGTTCGCCGAGGAATTCCTCTTCGGTCCGCTCGGTATCCGCGAGTATGAGTGGGAGACTGATCCTCAGGGGATTCACACCGGAGGCTACGGGCTGAAGCTGCGTCCGGCGGATCTGCTGAATTTCGGGCAGCTCTATTTGCAGGAGGGGATCTGGCAGGGAGTTCAGCTTCTGTCCGGTTCATGGGTTAAGCAGTCGGTACAGCCGGCTATGGAGACCGAGCCGCCCCGGCACGGGGGCTATGCCTGGCACTGGTGGACTGAATCCATGATCCGCCGGTCAGGAAGCGATGAGTCTGTAATAGCAGACTACTATTATGCACGCGGGTACGCCGGGCAATTTGTTTATGTTCTGCCGGCGCTTCAGCTTGTGGTTGTACTGACGCAGGACAATAAGCGGGGGCGCAACAACCCGCCGCCGGATGTCTTCCGCGATTACCTGTCACCGCTGCTCAAGGCTACTTCGTCCTGA
- a CDS encoding endospore germination permease, with translation MSSRQLTMLLTLHYWGSALLGLPSMLIGLSGKDAWIPILISMVIQLLVIRLFVALFAQMNGESLGKFLMRTLGRMAGKIMLALYLFFVPFLIFVLTLRSLGDFTGNDLFIETPPSAIYIVMLFALVYCLYKGITAVGRSAEIAFPAALLLLLLLLLSLVHGAEWTSFLPVLEQGGQRVFQGIVIFVGYPNSEVALSLFLVPLLQDQSAYRRALLHSTWITSLALLLLTVLVIAVLGDKLPVNIPYVSQFAAKTVTIGGFYERIETVVTVLWFIVIFYRLILTFYISASGCAELFGVKQYKGLLIPLALASIPLALNAWDNPSVVGELNEVWYLNVFFFNLLCPLLWYIIHKLRFRTK, from the coding sequence GTGAGCTCCCGCCAGTTAACGATGCTGCTGACGCTGCATTATTGGGGCAGTGCTTTGCTTGGACTGCCTTCCATGCTGATCGGGTTATCGGGTAAAGACGCCTGGATTCCGATTCTGATCAGCATGGTGATTCAACTGCTGGTGATCCGGTTATTTGTGGCGCTCTTCGCTCAAATGAATGGGGAATCTCTGGGGAAGTTTCTGATGCGGACGCTGGGCAGAATGGCCGGCAAAATCATGCTGGCCCTGTATTTGTTCTTCGTACCCTTCCTGATCTTCGTCCTGACCCTGCGCAGCCTTGGGGACTTCACCGGCAATGATCTGTTCATTGAAACCCCGCCATCGGCCATCTATATCGTGATGCTGTTTGCCCTGGTCTATTGCCTGTACAAAGGCATCACGGCGGTGGGCAGGTCTGCCGAAATTGCCTTCCCGGCTGCGCTGCTCCTGCTGCTGCTGCTCTTGCTGTCTCTTGTACATGGAGCAGAATGGACCAGCTTCCTGCCAGTGCTTGAACAGGGGGGACAGCGAGTATTTCAAGGAATCGTTATATTCGTGGGATACCCTAACAGCGAGGTGGCTTTAAGCCTGTTCCTGGTCCCGCTTCTCCAGGATCAATCTGCCTATCGCAGAGCTCTGCTCCATAGCACCTGGATCACCAGTTTGGCCCTGCTCCTGCTGACCGTGCTTGTGATTGCAGTGCTTGGCGATAAGCTTCCGGTGAATATCCCCTATGTCAGCCAGTTTGCCGCCAAGACCGTGACCATCGGCGGCTTCTACGAGCGGATTGAGACTGTAGTGACGGTGCTGTGGTTCATCGTAATCTTTTACCGGCTTATTCTGACCTTCTACATCTCCGCCAGCGGCTGTGCGGAATTATTCGGAGTGAAGCAGTATAAGGGTCTGCTGATTCCGCTGGCGCTGGCCAGTATTCCCTTGGCTCTCAATGCCTGGGACAATCCCTCGGTGGTTGGCGAGCTTAATGAGGTCTGGTATCTGAACGTGTTCTTCTTCAACCTGCTGTGCCCGCTGTTATGGTATATCATCCATAAGCTCAGGTTCAGGACGAAGTAG